A genomic stretch from Primulina huaijiensis isolate GDHJ02 chromosome 14, ASM1229523v2, whole genome shotgun sequence includes:
- the LOC140956566 gene encoding mitochondrial intermembrane space import and assembly protein 40 homolog: MGQAPSSVASYDPDSSTPTDSSTQPSLDSLIAEAAAYGDDDENQSLEAKAEKALECPCIADLRNGPCGTQFSDAFVCFLKSTAEEKGSDCVNPFVALQKCIKANPNAFSKDILEDEEIKNEEKPSPQYTIRPPIWSEESKTPKRST, from the coding sequence ATGGGGCAAGCACCAAGTTCGGTTGCTTCATATGATCCAGACAGTTCAACACCAACTGACAGTTCCACACAGCCTTCACTCGATTCTTTGATAGCAGAAGCTGCGGCATATGGAGATGATGATGAGAACCAATCTTTAGAAGCAAAGGCTGAGAAAGCATTGGAATGCCCTTGCATTGCTGACTTGCGCAATGGCCCTTGTGGCACACAGTTTTCCGATGCATTTGTTTGTTTCCTCAAAAGCACGGCTGAAGAAAAAGGGTCAGATTGTGTTAATCCTTTTGTTGCTCTGCAGAAGTGCATAAAGGCAAATCCTAATGCTTTTTCAAAGGATATTTTAGAGGATGAAGAGATCAAGAACGAGGAGAAACCAAGCCCACAGTATACCATCCGGCCTCCCATTTGGTCTGAAGAATCAAAGACTCCAAAGCGCTCAACTTAG